The sequence ACCTGGATGGGGACCCGCTCGCCCTTGCCCGGGGCCAGCCGCCGCCACACGGTCACcaccaggaggcccaggttccccAGAGCCACAAGCACAGAGAGGTAGGAGGGCAGACTCCAACCTGCAAGCAAAGAAAGAAGGCAGCCGTGTCAGGGGCAGGACGCCCAGGGAAGGAGAGCGGCTGCAGCCCTCGCCCCCGTCCCCCGGTCCCCCAGACTCACCCTCGGGTAGGTCTTTCACCACCACAGGCAGCTCCACCCAGATACCATTGACTGCAGCCCATGAGCCCATGCCAAAGAGGGCTACCAGCAGGTGGGTCAGCACCAGACGGCCCAGCGGGGGTGCTGCCATTCAGGCCAAGGCTGGAGCCTCCAGGACAGGGCAAAGGTCACAGCCAGCTCTTCTTTTCCCCACCTAGGTCCAAAGAAGATGCTTCGGCTCTGGGAACTGAAAACCTGGTCTGGCTTGAAGGGAACAGACTCGCATGCAGGATcacaacagaaaaacacaaaaccgGAGTAAGGAGAGCACCAGGCGGCCAAGACCAGGGATACTGAGTGGGGTGCCAGGGGTGGGGTATGGGAGGTAGAAGGGGCCGGGCAAACCCGGGACACGACACCAGGATACACGTACCCCGCAGACAGGCAGGGTAGCGGGAAGCGTCGAAGCCCAGGGCAGAAAGAGTAAAGAGAGAGATGACCTTCGGGTCTGAGTGTCCGAGACCGCCGCCACCACACTCGCGCCTACGGAGACGGAACAAGGACTCCGGGAAAGGGCGCCGCACACCGCTGCGGCTTCTGCGAGCCGCGGGACAGTCGGAGCCGAGTCGGGGCTAGGGGTGTGACCGCGGCGGGCAGCGCCCTGCCCTACGTCGGGGAGCGGCGGAGTGCCGACCGGTGCGCCCAGATCCCGCACCTCCCGGTCCTGATCCTGAGCGCTGCCAGGCCCGGCGGCCGTCCGTCCAGCCACACTCTGAGGGCGCCGCCTCCGCCCCGGGCCACGACAGTAGAGCTAAGACGCAGCTGAGCCGGAGCGAGAGCCGCAACTCAACCTCCCGGCCTCGGCGAACGCGCTCTCCCGACCCGGCCCAGCGCCGGAAGCCCTGCCCCGGAAGTCAGGTGCTAACAATAGCGAGGGGCCGACCCGAGGTCCAGGCCCCGCCCCGGTCCCGCCCTTCCGCCATGGGGCCCGCCCCTTCCGTCCCCCGGTGGAACCTGGATCCCGGCGGGCGGTTATGGCTTCAGGGGCTGCAAGGCTGGCCCACCCGGCTCGGCGCCGAGTCCGGGTCGTGCACCCGGCCGCGGCGCAGACCCGCTCGGCGGAAGACTGGTGGTGGGACCGACTTGCTCCGAGCGGCTCAGGGTACCACCTGCTGCAGTCGGACAGCATGCTGCTGGTGCTGCCAGGTCCGGGGCCCGCCCGCCTCCGCGCGCAGAGGCGCGCCGCCCGCCAAGCTCGGCGGCTGCGGTCCCCGGGGTCCCGCGCGGTCGAGGCCAAGCCCAGTTCCGCGCCCGCGCCGCTGCAGGAGCCCGACCCGGGCTGGGGCGACCGCGTTCCCTTGGAAATTCTGCTTCAGATTTTCGGGTTGCTGGTGGCGGCGGATGGGCCTATACCCTTTCTCGGAAGGTACCCTAGGCCCTTTGCGCGCAGCGCCGTAGCTCAGGCCGACCGCATAGGCACTCAGCGGGGGCCCTAGCGCCCGCAAACGTGTCCACGGCAGCAGTCTCTCAGGATCTAGTTGGAACCCCCGGTGCCACACTTTGAACTGACCGCGGCGCTGTGAGAGTTGCGGGGGGCAGTTCCCTCTTAGGAAACCCCATAGCGGCAGCCAATGAGGGCGAGCGTCGGCCACGGAAGGCCCGGCCCCTCAGCAGATCCTTTCTCCCAGGGCTGCCCGCGTGTGTCGCCGCTGGAACGAGGCTGCCTCCCAGCCTGCACTCTGGCACACCCTGACCCTGTCTCCCCCGCTGGCTGGCCGCCCCGCCAAGAGTGGGGCCAAGGCTGAGAAGAAGCTCCTTTCTTCCCTGGAGCGGCTTATGCCTAATCGGTGAGGAATTCCATGTTTTTCTTACTCCCTCACATCACTTTTGTGGTGTTTGAAAGCCCCAGGCCCCTTCCTGCATCCCTGCACCAAGGGGATGGGGCGGGAGAATGCTGGCAGAAGGGGAGCAAGGAAACAGCCTGCAGCTCTGCCTCTGCGGTCCCCCCAGGTTCTCACAGCTCCAGAGGCTGACTCTCATTCATTGGAAGTCCCAGGTACACCCTGTGTTGAAGGTGAGAGCGGGAGGCTGCCCTAAACATCAGCCATGACACTCTGGGTTGCCCAGTACTTCCAGGAAGTGAGTCAGGTACCGTGGGGGCCCAGTGATGCCCCATGAGGATGCCTGCTTGGTTTTCTGTTCCTGGCATCTCCTCCAGGAGGGAGGAGTGAAAAGTGGGAGCACCCAGGTAGGCCTGGTATGGCCAGAAAGGAGCTCATTGCTGAGACAGTGAAGTGGCGCTGGCACCAGCCGTTGGTCTCTTTCCCTTGCCTTTCTCCAACCCCCAGCTGGCCCTCTGTCTTCCACAGCTGGTTAGTGAGTCCTGTCCTCGGCTCACCTTCCTCAAGCTTTCTGACTGTCATGGTGTGACCCCTGACGCTCTGATCATGATAGCCAAAGCCTGCCCTCAGCTCCACAGCCTGGACATACAGCACTCAATGGTGAGCCCTATGTCCCCAGGGGCCCCAAGGAACCCTGGGCTGAGGTGGCAGGTACCCCTGTGCTGGGTCCCTAGGTGAAGTCCACGGCTGTGGTAAGCTTCTTGGAGGAAGCTGGACCCCGAATGCGGAAGCTGTGGCTGACCTACAACCCCCAGACAACAGCCATCTTGGGTGCACTGCTGGTAGGTTGGTGATAGTCAGGAGCAGAGCTGGATGCCAAGCCAGGGACTGCCAAACACCCGACCTCGTGTTTTCCCCACCTCTACAGGGCAGCTGCTGCCCACAGCTCCAGGTCCTGGAGGTGAGCACTGGCCTCAACCAGAACATCACTCCCTTCCAGCTGCCTATCGAGGCCCTGCAGAAAGGCTGCCCCCAGCTGCAGGTACCTGACGCCCCATCTCTTGCACCtgtcacccccctccccatctgcAGCCTGGGCCTTGCTCCCAGGTGCTGCGGCTGTTGAACCTGACGTGGCTGCCCAAGCCTTCCGGGCGAGTGATGACTCCTGGCCCAGGTTTCCCCAGCCTTGAGGAGCTCTGCCTTGCTAGCTCCACCTGTAGCTTTGTGAGCGACGAAGTCCTGGGCCGCCTGCTCCACGGCTCCCCTCACCTGCGCTTGCTGGATCTGCGCGGCTGTGCTCGGATCACGCCTGCTGGCCTACATGATCTGCCGTGTCAGGGTCAGTGCTTCCTGGGTGGCAGGTGGGCAGGCGGGATGCAGGGATCCTTGCCCACCCAAAGCTCATACCCGCTCCTCTCACCTCCAGAGCTGGAGCAGCTTTACCTGGGCCTGTACGGCATGTCAGACCGGCTGACTCTAGCCAAGGAAGGCAGCCCTCTGCTCACCCGGAAGTGGTGTCACAGTCTGCGGGAGCTGGACTTGAGTGGCCAGGGCTTCAGTGAGAAGGACCTGGAGCAGGCCTTAGCTGCCTTCTCAGGCACCCTTGGGTGCTCCCAGCTGGCCCTGTGCTCCCTCAACCTCAGGGGCACTCGGGTTACACCAGGCACAGTCAGGTTAGCAACCCCCTAGTTCCTTGGAGCCAGTATAGCTTAGCTCCCGTCCTGCATGGCTTCCCAGCTCCAGGGGTCAGAAAAGGGAGCCCATACTGGCCAAGCCCCTGCTTGGGGTTGGCCTTAAGGACACCCAAGGGTACTCAGGGTGGGCCTCAATGGGTGTAGGGGGCATAGCCAGCTTTGGTGCAAGGGTAGCAAGGGTTCCCTAGACTGGCTCAGCCCTGCCAGTGCTTAACCTGCCGTGGCCTGCCCTGCCTCCACAGCTCTGTGATAAGCAGCTGCCCAGGTCTGCTGTACCTCAACCTGGAGTCCTGCCGCTGCCTTCCCCGGGGCCTGAAGCAGGCCTACAGGTGCCCAGAGGAAGTCCAATGGTGCCTGGAGCAGCTGCTcaccagcctcccctcccccagctaggcagctccaggcccctctgccagccagccctgccctgcctcttttcccagttttggaTATTTGAGTGTTTTGTTATAATAAAACCTTTTCTGGAACTCGTGTGTGGTCTTTGGGATTAGAGTGAGGGGACAGGGGTTGTCCCTGAGGGAACTACTTGGGGTTATCCCCCAGAGTTCCTGAGTTTGCCTGTGGCTGTGCCTTGCCAGTTCCCTCCTGGACtgactgtgtgtgcatgtgtgaccCACCCTAGGGCACTAAGGTGAGCTGCCTCTGATAGTATGTGAGGCTGACTAGGACAGAGCTAGCAATGGAGAGAGGGTGATCACGCTCAGTCATGGGCTCCTTGTGGGCACTTGCCTGCCGATTTCTCTCCAACTTAGGCCTGGGGTGTCTCACTGTTAAGGCTGACTTGGACCCCAGTCAGGGACTAAAAGGCCTGGATGCAGGGCGGGGACTGGAATCCgacgggggcgggggtggggccgAAGCGAGGGGCCCCTAGCCTGGGATTTGGCGCTGGAATCCAGGCTGAACCCGCCCGAAGGCGGCCAGAGCCCTACGTGGGGCGGGCCTTTCTGGGCCCGAGCCCTAAGGGAGCACAGGCCAGGTGGGAGCACACAGGGATGCCTGAGAAGGCAGCTAAGGCCTGCTCCAGGTCCTTCTCACTGAAGCCCTGGCCACTCAAGTCCAGCTCCCACAGGCTGATACCACTTCTGGGTGAGCAGAGGGCTGCCTTCCTTGGCTCGAGTCAGCCGGTCTGACATGCCGTACAGGCCCAGGTGAAGCCGCTCCAGCTCTGGAGGTGAGAGGAGTGAGCATGAGCTTTGGGTGGGCAAGGATCCCTGTATCCTGCCTGCCCACCTACCACCCATAAAGCACTGACCCTGACATGGCACATCATGCAGGCCGGCAGGCGTGATCCGAGCACGTAATGTGAGCCAGGCTGTATAGGGGGGCCTCCAGTGGGGCAGGGGCTAGCCGGGAAGTTCACGCCCACCACAACAGAATGGTCCCTTCTAGAACCAACTACCCAGAGCTTCTAGAACCCAGCGCCGCGCAGCCTAGACGGCCACCTGCTGTCGCTCCCCTGTCTTCTCCTCAgacctcctgctccttcctgaCCGCAGCCCTGGAGGCATTATTCTCCCAGGTATGAGCGTAGCTGTGGGCAGTGGGCAGTGGCAACAGACGAGCCGCCCATCTGACTATGCGTACCCGACCCAGGCCCCCAAGGGCCGGATCAGCGGCCTGCCTACGACCTCTAGCGGTAAGCCCTTCCAGCTCTGGGCCCAGGGACTCTTCTGCACCGAGCGCAGCCTCGCCAGGCGCCTCAAGAACAACAGTTTCTACCCGTTCACGCAGCAGCAGCCCAACGGTGCGCGCGGACCTAAGTCAGGGACCGGGACTCGAACGCTGAAATTGGGGCTGGAgcgggggggaggggcgggggggacgcggggcggggactggaaTCTGAatagggcggggcggggcggggccagagccccgggcccggCCTGCTGCGGCCGGATTAGGCGCTGGAACCGCAGGTTGGACCCTGACGTGGGGGCCCGGGCCCTACGTGGGGCTGGCTGTTCCGGGCCCGAGCCCTGGCGCTGCCACCTCGGGCAGCGAGCAGGAGCCCGGTGTTCTCACGCGTCTTCGCCGCGCCGCCCCCAGTCTTCGTGCTCGAGTACTACCTGGACACGCTGTGGAAGGGGACGCTGCTCTTCATAGTCTGCATCTTGCTCATCAGCTTCGGCCTCGTGAGCGAGGTCTGAGCTCCCGGGCGCGCCCCCACGACCTTCCTACCCCGGGGGCccggccccaccccgcccccggccccgcggCGGCTCAGGGAGTCCCTGCTGCGCCCGCAGGTGcagaagcaggagacctggggcttccctgcgtACGGCGTGGGAGTGGGCCTGTGGCTGATGATCTCGTCGCTGCCGCGGCGCCGCCTGGTGCTGAACCACGCGCGCGGCGTGTACCACTTCTCCATCCAGGGCCGCACCGTGTGTCAGGGCCCCATGCACCTGGTCTACGTGCGCCTGGCGCTCAACTCAGACGGTGATGCGAGGGAAGGGCCGCGGACTACGGGAGGGCGCGCAAGGGACGGGAAGCCACGTGGAGTGGGGAGGGGCGGACACGCGGGCCCACGCCCCGCCCCCGGAACCCCGCTCCCGCTCCCCAGAGTCCCGGGGCTGAGCAACTTGCCCCTTACTAGCCTACCGAAGGTGCTTCTTCCAGCTGGTTCTGTGCGGGCACAAGCTGGAGCCGCTAGTGCTGGTGCAGCTGTCGGAGCGCTACGAGGTGCGTCCGACCCAACCCGCCGCGGGCGCAGACACGCTTCTCTCCCCTCTCGGTTCAACGGGACGCCGACCACTGTTTAGGCTCTTAAGATGGGGCCATTTCGCAGTTGGATGGTGCATACAATGGGCTCCTGGCCCGGGCCCTCAAGCTGGTAGCCGGCAGAGAGGGTGCCAGGGCTGACGGGCAGGGCTGGAGGTGCGGTTTGGCAAGGGGAGGGACGAGCAAGAGTTGACCTGACCTCCACTCGCCACCCGCTCACACAGCAAATGGAATACCTGGGCCGGTACATTGCCAGGAAGCTCAACATTAACTACTTTGACTGCCTGGCCATGTCGTACCGGCACGTGGTCCGCCACTGGCCGCTGGGGACCGCCTTCAGCCCGGGCATCGTGCTGCGCAAGACCGGTGCCTACGACGGGGGGAACCCTCAGTGGGACCCGGACGTGTGATGCTGCCAGCAGGCAcccacccctctcccaccccaagaGGCGTTCTGCCTTCCCCTCCAGTCCCCCGCCTCCACCCCACCACTGGCCTTCTTCTCAATAAAGCAACCTCTTGCTTCAAGCCTGGTGGTTTTCTTTGTGTGAGTCGGAGCTGCCTCTCCGGGATCCTTCCCTCCTGCACAGCTCACAGGGCCTCAGGGAGGCTGCCAGGAAGCAACGGGGAGTTTGGGTTGGAAGATGGTAGCATAGTAGTGGGACTGAGCCTGACAAGCAGCCAGGCATCTAGGACACTGTGGGACACACTGCCTTTCACGGTCAGTAGAAGTGCTGACCAATGAGTCAGAATCTGATTGGTTCAGTCTGGGCCAGATGCCTTTTCTAGTCCAATCAGAAATGAGACAAGAGCACAGCCAAAGGTCAAGCCCTGTGTCTTCTGGTGGACTCCACTCCccagagttgctgctgctgcacCTGGGCCAGAGCTCAAGGCCTGCTGGGGACAGACCCACGGTGCCCCTGGAGCATGCTCCTGCCTGACTTGTGGGGCCCCAGTCCCATGTTCTCTGAGCAGTGGGTGTTTTTGCTTCCTGGGTGCTGGAGGCTGCTGTGGGAGCAGAGAAGTCACCTCGGTTTCCTGTCAGGGTTTTTCCTCAGGGCCATGCCCATGACCCCAGTCTGGTCTTTGTGCTTCATGCCAGCTTAGTGTCCCTGGAACCAGGACCACCTGCATAATTTGCAGGGCCccatgcaaaatgaaaatgcagaggtCCTTGTTAAAAAGTTATtaatttcaactgaaaaaaaaaaaagttattaatttcCAGATGGCAGCACTAGAGCATTAAACCAAGCACTGGCTCCCAGACCTCATGTCACATGCTTGTGACACTGGCCCTGCCTGGAACCCTGGCTCAGTGTTGCTCACTTTTTGGCTCCCAGCATCTCTGCCCATCTCTGGAGTGGAGTCTGGAGGCTAGGTGGATGGCTTTAGGCAATCCCAGGGAGCAACTGTTGTTCATGGCTCAAGGCTAGGAACCCCTACCTCTCAGGAGGGGTTCTACCAGGAGATGGGCTCAAGAGGTTGGGCAGAGCCCAGCTGTAGAGGTACTGGGATAGGTTGGGGGTCAGTGCAGCAGGGAGGTATGGAGTGTGGAATGTGAGCCAGGGGCTCGGCTGCCTGGGTGAGTGCCTGTGACCAAGCCAGGCCTGGGATGCCCAGGCTGTCTGTCAGATGTGGACAGGGGTTAGAAAGGCATGCCAGCTGCCTGGGCTCCAGAAGCTTGGGCTCCGCTCGGTCAGTCAGTGAGGCTTTAGGGTGGGCTTTGTTTCCACCCAGTGACCCAAAGCCTCTGCCCACTTGGAGCTGATGGCCTAAGGGTGACCCAGGTTGAAGCACCTACTTCTTTGCTGTCAAAGtggctggaggagggtggggtTCCTTCAGCTAGGGGATTGGGGCTTTGCAAGGATTCAGCATTTGAGCTGATATGAGAAGTTGCGATCGTGCGGAGCTCTGGGGGAGAGACTTCTGGGAAGAGGGAGTGTGAGGGTGTGACGCAGGGTGGAACTGGACGTGTAGGAGAAGCCACGAGAAGACAGGCTGGGCTGAGGAAGGGGACCAGGGCCTCGGGAAATCTCTGGGGAGTTGTAAGCACAGATGTACTGCCATCTGAGGAGGATGTGGGGAAGGACCAGAAGGCTGCATGAATGTGCAGGGAGAGAAGGGCACAGGGGAACAGAGAGGATTGTGGGCAGGTCTGAGCCCCATTGAGGCCATAGCAGACAGGATTTGCGGGTGGGCTGGATGCAGGCTGGAAAGGAATCCAGGGTGGGACTTGAGCTGGGCAGGCAGAACAGTGAAGGAAGGACTCAAGGGTGGAAGACAAGTGAATACAAAGAAGCACCCTGATCTCAGGTGCTTCAAACAGCAATGATGTACTTGTTGTCATGGTTTTGTGGGCTGGCTGGGCTCAGCTGTGTGGTTCCACTCCATATGTGTAGCTGGAATTGCTCATATGGCTGCATCAGCTGGGATCTCAGTTGGGGCCAGAATGTCCAAGATGACCCCCATCCTCCAGGGCCTCTTTTCAAGTGTCTCAATATTCAGCAGACTATCTTGCTGCTGGCTTGCAAGAGGGAGTGTTATAAGAGGACAAGACCCAGGGGCCACAGTGTGCACCATCTGCATGCATCATTCATACTATATCCCAATGGATAAGCAAGTCATGTGGCCAAACCCAGAGCCAGAATGGGAAGGATCTACCAAATGTGTGAATACCAGCAGGATCCTGGGAGCCACGAATGTAAGTAGCCCACCACAGTCCACCATCTGGCTCCTCCCAAGACCTCCAGCGTCTCGTCCCACCCCAGAACTCAGCTCAGACTGCAAGTCCAGGGTCTTGCATCTAAGTCAAGTCCACATACAAATGAGATTCCTCAGGTGTCCTTTATTGGGTATGGCCCTCTCAGGGGTCACTGTCCTTTGCTGCCCAGTACCAATGTCTTGAGGCCCATTGTTTCATCTATTTTGTCCAGtttaaaaagctatttatttttggctgcattgggtctttgttgctgtgtgcaggctttctttagttgtggagagcaggggctactctctagctgcggtgctcaggcttctccttgcggtgccttctcttgttgcagagtatgggctctagggtgccagactccagtagttgtggcttgtgagctacagagcacaggctcagtggttgtgttgcatggacttagttgctctgtggcgcATGGGATCCttttggaccagggatcgaacccgtgtcccctgcaaggcagattcctaaccactggaccaccagggaagccctattttgtcCAGTTCTCTAGTTGTTCCAGGTAGGGTGGTAAATCTGGTTCCTGTAGCTGCACTCTGTGCTGGAAGTGACATCCACCTTAGTTTCTCTGGAGTTCAACTAGTTTGATGCTTAAGTCAAGGCCTGACCCTCACTACCCTCTGCACTTTGGCTGCAGAGTTCGGAGCCTACCTCAGTACATGTGACCAAGGGGCTGGGCCTTCAGCAGCTAGACAAAGCTCTCCGCCTCTTGCTGTCCTCCCTCTGGGGCATCAATAGAGATGAACCACAGCCATCCCACCCCCAGTCCCTTTGGTGATTGCTGCTCCTGCCCTTCCCAAACACCAGGTCCTGGGCCTGCTGCCACGTTTCCTCCCTGCTGTGTGATCCCTGCTCACCGCTGGCCAAAAGTCTAACCATCAGACCTCGGCCTTCTGCTTCGGCCTGAGTTCTGCCTGCACCACTGATGGGTCCTCGCTGCCAGGCAGGCAGTGGGTGAGTCTGCCCAAGTTCCTGCTGCCTGCCTTCTTGGACCGTTTGTTCCTGACGCCTGTCTACATTCTCCAAAAGGGAACCACTGAGGCAGCAGTGTGAGGACATGCCCCTTGGTCAACCccgaggaggaaagagagaaagcaggagggccgaggccagcccagcacctgcGAGGGCTCCAGCGTCAGGATGGCTCACCAGAGATGTCACGCATCAGGCTGAGACGCCAGGTCTTTGCCTTCCACATTGATCAGCCGTTGGGTGCTGGCCACCACTAGAAGGCTGGGATGTGGGGCCAGGGGCAACCCCTGGAGCCTCTGACAACTGAAGGTGACCCCGTAGGCAATGGAACCAGAGTCCTTCCCAGGAGGACCATAGAGGCCATGTGTCATGTGTGCACCCCAGAGAAAAGTCCCAGGAGTGGCAATGGAGGGTGGGACATAGGCCAGCAAGTGTTTAGAAGACTGACCAGTGCCCTTGGTGAGGAAGTGTGGTCTCAGGTTCCTGTGAGAGTGAGAAGGTAAATGGGCAGCAGAGAGGAGGCCGCAAGCCTGTCCTCGGTCTGGGGAGAGCGGGGGAGGAGCCTGCTCCAGGCCATGGACCCCAAGTTCCAGAGCAGATGTTGAATGAAAGTGGCAACCCCGTGGCAAGGTCAGGGAAACAAGCATACGGGGCCCACACTATATCAGGAAGTACGGGCTGCCAGGCCACCGCCCATCAAGCCTCTCTGCAGCGCAGGCAGGATGGCAGCCGGCTACCCGCTGCCAAAGCTGACCTTGGCGCTGGCCTTCCTCTGGtcaccttctccctcctccccagggctcaCTCTGCCCCTGCTCTGGAGTCTCCTCTAAAATTCCCCAAAGAACACTCCTGGACTCAAGTGCCCGGTGACTTGATCGGGCAGACACCATGTTAACACATGGAACTCGGGCACAGAGGTGTTTCAATTCTCTGGGAGTTACAGCTTAGGCTGAGGATGAGAGACGGAGACTGTGAGTGGTTCTGGCAGCtgaatcccttggactgaggaGGGACCTGGGCCACTTTGGGGAGGCTGGCCTCACCAATAGCCAGCTGGAGACACTGGACACAGCAGGCTAAGGGGATGCTCCTCCCCAAAAAGGAAGCAGGCAGAGCCTAGTGGGACTTCCTGGTATCCCCAGGCAGGGCTAGATCAACTCAGAGCAGGAGGCTGGGGGTCTCTGATACAACAGCCAGGCCCACCTGCTCTTATGTGTTTATTTCCTAAGAGAAAAGTGGCAGTTTGTgatggggagagggacagagatgAGCCCAGATTGGTTGTGAACTGGTCTTAGGTGATGGTGGTGACAGGCACACAGTCTGATGCTCTACACTTTTGTGCATATCTGATATTTTCTataatgaaatgtaaaaaaaaaaaacaaaccccaaaatcTGAATTTGCATATTTGTTGTTTAATGTCCTTTCTGGTGAAGCCTCATTTCTTGTGTAGTAAAATACCTGTGTGTCTCCCCCTAAAGTCTGACTTTTTGGTTACCTGGGACCTGCCAGGCCTCACACACCTAGAAGCAGAGGCAGGCAGAGAAACACAGAACCAACACCAAATCCTTCCCATCTGACATGGATGAGGAGCTGCTGCTGCAATGTGAAGCAGGATGGGGCAACTGAGACCTTCAGGCTGAGAGGCTCCTCGGGGTGCAGTGCGTGCACACACCTGGGGT is a genomic window of Cervus elaphus chromosome 21, mCerEla1.1, whole genome shotgun sequence containing:
- the LOC122679231 gene encoding F-box/LRR-repeat protein 6-like isoform X4 codes for the protein MASGAARLAHPARRRVRVVHPAAAQTRSAEDWWWDRLAPSGSGYHLLQSDSMLLVLPGPGPARLRAQRRAARQARRLRSPGSRAVEAKPSSAPAPLQEPDPGWGDRVPLEILLQIFGLLVAADGPIPFLGRAARVCRRWNEAASQPALWHTLTLSPPLAGRPAKSGAKAEKKLLSSLERLMPNRFSQLQRLTLIHWKSQVHPVLKLVSESCPRLTFLKLSDCHGVTPDALIMIAKACPQLHSLDIQHSMVKSTAVVSFLEEAGPRMRKLWLTYNPQTTAILGALLGSCCPQLQVLEVSTGLNQNITPFQLPIEALQKGCPQLQVLRLLNLTWLPKPSGRVMTPGPGFPSLEELCLASSTCSFVSDEVLGRLLHGSPHLRLLDLRGCARITPAGLHDLPCQELEQLYLGLYGMSDRLTLAKEGSPLLTRKWCHSLRELDLSGQGFSEKDLEQALAAFSGTLGCSQLALCSLNLRGTRVTPGTVSSVISSCPGLLYLNLESCRCLPRGLKQAYRCPEEVQWCLEQLLTSLPSPS
- the LOC122679231 gene encoding F-box/LRR-repeat protein 6-like isoform X1, with the translated sequence MASGAARLAHPARRRVRVVHPAAAQTRSAEDWWWDRLAPSGSGYHLLQSDSMLLVLPGPGPARLRAQRRAARQARRLRSPGSRAVEAKPSSAPAPLQEPDPGWGDRVPLEILLQIFGLLVAADGPIPFLGRAARVCRRWNEAASQPALWHTLTLSPPLAGRPAKSGAKAEKKLLSSLERLMPNRFSQLQRLTLIHWKSQVHPVLKLVSESCPRLTFLKLSDCHGVTPDALIMIAKACPQLHSLDIQHSMVKSTAVVSFLEEAGPRMRKLWLTYNPQTTAILGALLGSCCPQLQVLEVSTGLNQNITPFQLPIEALQKGCPQLQTSCSFLTAALEALFSQAPKGRISGLPTTSSGKPFQLWAQGLFCTERSLARRLKNNSFYPFTQQQPNVFVLEYYLDTLWKGTLLFIVCILLISFGLVSEVQKQETWGFPAYGVGVGLWLMISSLPRRRLVLNHARGVYHFSIQGRTVCQGPMHLVYVRLALNSDGDAREGPRTTGGRARDGKPRGVGRGGHAGPRPAPGTPLPLPRVPGLSNLPLTSLPKVLLPAGSVRAQAGAASAGAAVGALRGASDPTRRGRRHASLPSRFNGTPTTV
- the LOC122679231 gene encoding F-box/LRR-repeat protein 6-like isoform X3; the protein is MASGAARLAHPARRRVRVVHPAAAQTRSAEDWWWDRLAPSGSGYHLLQSDSMLLVLPGPGPARLRAQRRAARQARRLRSPGSRAVEAKPSSAPAPLQEPDPGWGDRVPLEILLQIFGLLVAADGPIPFLGRAARVCRRWNEAASQPALWHTLTLSPPLAGRPAKSGAKAEKKLLSSLERLMPNRFSQLQRLTLIHWKSQVHPVLKLVSESCPRLTFLKLSDCHGVTPDALIMIAKACPQLHSLDIQHSMVKSTAVVSFLEEAGPRMRKLWLTYNPQTTAILGALLGSCCPQLQVLEVSTGLNQNITPFQLPIEALQKGCPQLQTSCSFLTAALEALFSQAPKGRISGLPTTSSGKPFQLWAQGLFCTERSLARRLKNNSFYPFTQQQPNVFVLEYYLDTLWKGTLLFIVCILLISFGLVSEVQKQETWGFPAYGVGVGLWLMISSLPRRRLVLNHARGVYHFSIQGRTVCQGPMHLVYVRLALNSDAYRRCFFQLVLCGHKLEPLVLVQLSERYEQMEYLGRYIARKLNINYFDCLAMSYRHVVRHWPLGTAFSPGIVLRKTGAYDGGNPQWDPDV
- the LOC122679231 gene encoding F-box/LRR-repeat protein 6-like isoform X2 translates to MASGAARLAHPARRRVRVVHPAAAQTRSAEDWWWDRLAPSGSGYHLLQSDSMLLVLPGPGPARLRAQRRAARQARRLRSPGSRAVEAKPSSAPAPLQEPDPGWGDRVPLEILLQIFGLLVAADGPIPFLGRAARVCRRWNEAASQPALWHTLTLSPPLAGRPAKSGAKAEKKLLSSLERLMPNRFSQLQRLTLIHWKSQVHPVLKLVSESCPRLTFLKLSDCHGVTPDALIMIAKACPQLHSLDIQHSMVKSTAVVSFLEEAGPRMRKLWLTYNPQTTAILGALLGSCCPQLQVLEVSTGLNQNITPFQLPIEALQKGCPQLQTSCSFLTAALEALFSQAPKGRISGLPTTSSGKPFQLWAQGLFCTERSLARRLKNNSFYPFTQQQPNVFVLEYYLDTLWKGTLLFIVCILLISFGLVSEVQKQETWGFPAYGVGVGLWLMISSLPRRRLVLNHARGVYHFSIQGRTVCQGPMHLVYVRLALNSDGDAREGPRTTGGRARDGKPRGVGRGGHAGPRPAPGTPLPLPRVPGLSNLPLTSLPKVLLPAGSVRAQAGAASAGAAVGALRANGIPGPVHCQEAQH